In the genome of Musa acuminata AAA Group cultivar baxijiao unplaced genomic scaffold, Cavendish_Baxijiao_AAA HiC_scaffold_997, whole genome shotgun sequence, the window gaattgcgctagttccaattttgatttgccggctacttgtttcatggctttaatttgagctgcggatcctactctggaaacggaaatacccacattaatagcaggtcggattccagcattgaatagatcggcagataagaatatttgtccatctgtaatggaaattacattagtaggaatataagctgaaacgtctccagattgagtctcaactatcggtaaagcggtcatacttccttcacctaaactagaatttgatttagcggctctttccaaaagtcgtgaatgcaaataaaaaacatctcctggataagcttcacgaccgggaggtcttcttaatagaagagacatttggcgataagcttgtgcctgtttggagagatcatcataaattattaaagtatgttgtccacgatacataaaaaactcagccagagccgctcccgtataaggagcgaggtattgtaatgtagcaggtgaatccgccgtttcggctaccacaatagtatattccatcgcccccttttcccggaaagtagtcactacctgagccacagaagatgctttttgaccaatagctacataaacacatattacattttgacctttttgattgagaatcgtatctgtggctacggctgttttgccggtctgtctgtccccaataattaattctcgctgaccgcgtcctatagggatcatcgaatcaatggcaataagccccgtttgaagaggctcatatacagaacgtctagaaataatacctggggcaggagattcaattaaccgagattcagaagctgaaatttcacctctcccatcaataggtttagccagagcatttataacacgacccaaataaccctcactcacaggtatctgagcaattcgtcctgttgcttttacggaacttccctcttgtatcatcaaaccatcacccattaatacaacgccaacattatttgattccaaattcagagcaatgcctattgtaccctcttgaaactctactaattcacctgccattacttcatcaagaccatgaacacgagcaattccgtcgcctacttgaagtacggtaccggtattcacaatctttatttctctactatattgttcaatacgctcacgaataatattactaatttcgtcggctcgaagggttaccattagtgtttctttattctttttaggaaggaaaagataaaaataatgcctaaactataactaaaaaaagaagggctaatcagttatttcttgcatggccccgagaatgccaatattagcacggatcgtacggaaatgtaactcgctattcaagcaactattcagagttcctagagctccttgtaaggcttgttggaaaactcgttgtcggacctgattaatcgctctttgttgttcaaactgaagggtttcatttttgtaattttctaattgttccaaactattactagtggcattaatcaaattttgtttttctcgttctatttcagagtatccattcattcgatactcatctgcttccatttccactttacgtaagcgagcccgggctctttcgagctgctcaatggcccctttacgtaattcttccgaatttcgaatagtattcaaaatcctctgttttcgattatctaataaatcatttaatgaaagtagattatcttatcattaatttcaaaacttccatgatctcttcccgaaccaaacatgaatctttcgattcatttggctctcacgctcaattatttattttatttatggtgtgggtattcccatatcttttttaatgttttatttatggtgtgggtattcccatatcttttttaatgtaatgagcctaccctctcttttctgtttgtattcaaagatgtcaaaactgatacaagaccagaatatcaggaggactcttccgactagaccagacaaaaatctagaattgtcagcaaagttgtttctttatttgtattttatttatatttgttttgtattttatttatcattttcatttttagaattctatttcatttttcattttaaaaaaatgaaaataataattattatattttttatttgtttcttcaagtccaaaaattcctctttttttatacataggtcgtcatttcggcattagataaaaaaagcaaagtgctcatttttctagtaaatggttcaaattcttttatcgatatgagtgttctatatcaaatcaaataaattaccaactattttttttttaaccatttcgttactaacgtagtggtagaagtggtagaaagagtaccatgttttacctggactttaaacaatttagctttaaccatgttaatggtctcacattattggttgatagagaatcaaagtggatttaccaataagtcacgaaatgctatggttcttacatatgatttcttaatttattcagaagtaattcgtcgagatcgtgcacctttttcctatttctcctataaataccataaataaagtgcagctggatggatccaacctattcttgaaatacacaactcgcacacactccctttccaaaataaatcaatacaccaagcactacacttagatttattggatttgttgctaaaatatcggtattaaacccgaaactcccggcggatggccagtgacccaaggaaacgaaagaatcgattacatttttcatatgctcccctctcttatggataggactaacaaagaacagagttctttttgtatcacttcactcgcctttttttgatcgatttctttttattaatttcatttccactttatttaatggcaatagattaaatcatttgtttgaaatttattattttttaagttttcaagaagtttccaataagatactttacttaggtcttagatctcatatcaattgataactatttcgtttgttgaaacgcttcgaacaatgaaagtaaaaaagttttctattgtactaagctaaggacagaaaggaagaaagcaagcgaatctggtaattcctcatcctcaaatcagcccttcctggcgtattgtctcaacaaataagtaatttataagtaaagtgtaaatataattcgaagaagcaaagggcaattccaagttaaagttaataaaataagaaaaaagtatgtaaggtacttttttctatttatttctaggattaaacaaaaggattcgcaaataaaagcgctaacgccacgaccagtccgtaaattgttaaagcttccataaaagctagactaagcaataaagtacctcgtattttaccctctgcttctggttgtctcgcaataccttctacagcttggcctgcagcagtaccttgaccaactccaggtccaatagaagcaagccccacggccaatccagcagcaataacggaagcggcagaaatcagtggattcatggtaagttcctcgcacaaaaaaaaagaaatggttaatgatacaatcaaccaatgaattattactcattttatcattaagatccagcggt includes:
- the LOC135665400 gene encoding ATP synthase subunit alpha, chloroplastic — translated: MVTLRADEISNIIRERIEQYSREIKIVNTGTVLQVGDGIARVHGLDEVMAGELVEFQEGTIGIALNLESNNVGVVLMGDGLMIQEGSSVKATGRIAQIPVSEGYLGRVINALAKPIDGRGEISASESRLIESPAPGIISRRSVYEPLQTGLIAIDSMIPIGRGQRELIIGDRQTGKTAVATDTILNQKGQNVICVYVAIGQKASSVAQVVTTFREKGAMEYTIVVAETADSPATLQYLAPYTGAALAEFFMYRGQHTLIIYDDLSKQAQAYRQMSLLLRRPPGREAYPGDVFYLHSRLLERAAKSNSSLGEGSMTALPIVETQSGDVSAYIPTNVISITDGQIFLSADLFNAGIRPAINVGISVSRVGSAAQIKAMKQVAGKSKLELAQFTELEAFAQFASDLDKATQNQLARGQRLRELLKQSQSDPLAVEEQIATIYTGANGYLDPLEIGQVKKFLSQLRSYLKNNKPKFQEIISSTKTFTEEVEFLLKEAIQEQIELFLLQEQT